The following are from one region of the Pseudomonas lalucatii genome:
- a CDS encoding methyl-accepting chemotaxis protein: MNQMSATAQEVARSAAAAVGSAQSVNQETVSGRALVESQVGSIQRLAGEIDQSVVVINQLASDSDSISKVLDVIKGIAEQTNLLALNAAIEAARAGEQGRGFAVVADEVRSLAKRTQQSTEEIETMISRLQGGVGAAVKTMSVSHQMADGTVSESGKVQLALENILGAVGMIVDQNQQIAAAAEQQTAVAQDIDQNIVEINHAGERTAAGASQTEQASRELSALVSRLKQLIGAFRV; encoded by the coding sequence ATGAACCAGATGTCCGCCACCGCCCAGGAGGTGGCGCGCAGCGCCGCCGCGGCGGTGGGCAGCGCGCAGAGCGTCAACCAGGAGACGGTCAGCGGGCGCGCCCTAGTCGAGTCCCAGGTCGGCAGCATCCAGCGCCTGGCCGGCGAGATCGACCAGTCGGTGGTGGTGATCAATCAGCTGGCCAGCGACAGCGACTCGATCAGCAAGGTGCTGGACGTGATCAAGGGCATCGCCGAGCAGACCAACCTGCTGGCGCTCAATGCCGCCATCGAGGCGGCGCGGGCCGGCGAGCAGGGGCGCGGCTTCGCCGTGGTGGCCGACGAGGTGCGCAGCCTGGCCAAGCGCACCCAGCAGTCCACCGAGGAGATCGAGACGATGATCAGCCGGCTGCAGGGCGGCGTCGGCGCGGCGGTGAAGACCATGAGCGTCAGCCACCAGATGGCCGACGGCACGGTCAGCGAGTCGGGCAAGGTGCAGCTGGCGCTGGAGAACATCCTCGGCGCGGTGGGCATGATCGTCGACCAGAACCAGCAGATCGCCGCGGCCGCCGAGCAGCAGACCGCGGTGGCCCAGGATATCGACCAGAACATCGTCGAGATCAACCACGCCGGCGAGCGCACCGCCGCGGGCGCCAGCCAGACCGAGCAGGCCAGCCGCGAGCTGTCCGCGCTGGTCTCGCGCCTGAAGCAGCTGATCGGCGCCTTCCGCGTCTGA
- a CDS encoding peptide chain release factor 3, with translation MSIQAAEVAKRRTFAIISHPDAGKTTITEKLLLMGKAIAVAGTVKSRKSDRHATSDWMEMEKQRGISITTSVMQFPYREHMINLLDTPGHEDFSEDTYRTLTAVDSALMVLDGGKGVEPRTIALMDVCRLRDTPIVSFVNKLDRDIRDPIELLDEIEAVLKIKAAPITWPIGCYRDFKGVYHLAGDYIIVYTPGHGHERTETKIIRHLDSAEARAHLGDEYERFIEQLELVQGACHEFDQEEFLGGQLTPVFFGTALGNFGVDHVLDAVVDWAPMPLARAAHERVVEPVEEKFSGFVFKIQANMDPKHRDRIAFMRICSGKYEKGMKLRHARLGKDVRIADALTFFSSEREQLEEAYAGDIIGLHNHGTIQIGDTFTEGESIGFTGIPHFAPELFRRVRLKDPLKSKQLRQGLQELAEEGATQVFFPERSNDIILGAVGVLQFDVVASRLKEEYKVECAYEPITVWSARWIECSDKKKLEEFSNKAAENLAIDGGGHLTYLAPTRVNLSLMEERWPDVKFRATREHH, from the coding sequence ATGAGCATCCAGGCCGCCGAAGTCGCCAAGAGGCGCACATTCGCCATCATCTCCCACCCCGACGCCGGTAAGACCACCATCACCGAGAAGCTGCTGCTGATGGGCAAGGCGATCGCCGTGGCCGGCACGGTCAAGTCGCGCAAGTCCGACCGCCACGCCACCTCGGACTGGATGGAGATGGAGAAGCAGCGCGGCATCTCCATCACCACCTCGGTGATGCAGTTCCCCTACCGCGAGCACATGATCAACCTGCTCGACACCCCCGGCCACGAGGACTTCTCGGAAGACACCTACCGCACCCTGACCGCGGTGGACAGCGCGCTGATGGTGCTCGACGGCGGTAAGGGCGTGGAGCCACGGACCATCGCCCTGATGGACGTGTGCCGCCTGCGCGACACGCCGATCGTCAGTTTCGTCAACAAACTCGACCGCGACATCCGCGACCCGATCGAGCTGCTCGACGAGATCGAGGCGGTGCTGAAGATCAAGGCCGCCCCCATCACCTGGCCGATCGGCTGCTACCGCGACTTCAAGGGCGTGTACCACCTGGCCGGCGACTACATCATCGTCTACACCCCGGGCCACGGCCACGAGCGCACCGAGACCAAGATCATCCGGCACCTGGACTCCGCCGAGGCCCGCGCCCACCTGGGCGACGAGTACGAGCGCTTCATCGAGCAGCTGGAACTGGTGCAGGGCGCCTGCCACGAATTCGACCAGGAGGAGTTCCTCGGCGGCCAGCTGACCCCGGTGTTCTTCGGCACCGCCCTGGGCAACTTCGGCGTCGACCACGTGCTCGATGCGGTGGTCGACTGGGCGCCCATGCCCCTGGCGCGCGCCGCCCATGAGCGGGTGGTGGAACCGGTGGAGGAGAAGTTCAGCGGCTTCGTGTTCAAGATCCAGGCGAACATGGACCCGAAACATAGGGACAGGATTGCCTTTATGCGCATCTGCTCGGGCAAGTACGAGAAGGGCATGAAGCTGCGCCACGCGCGCCTGGGCAAGGACGTGCGCATCGCCGACGCCCTGACCTTCTTCTCCAGCGAGCGCGAGCAGCTGGAGGAAGCCTACGCCGGCGACATCATCGGCCTGCACAACCACGGCACCATCCAGATCGGCGACACCTTCACCGAGGGCGAGAGCATCGGTTTCACCGGCATTCCGCACTTCGCCCCGGAACTGTTCCGCCGCGTGCGCCTGAAGGACCCGCTGAAGTCCAAGCAGCTGCGCCAGGGCCTGCAGGAGCTGGCCGAGGAAGGCGCCACCCAGGTGTTCTTCCCCGAGCGCAGCAACGACATCATCCTCGGCGCGGTCGGCGTGCTGCAGTTCGACGTGGTCGCCAGCCGCCTCAAGGAGGAATACAAGGTCGAGTGTGCCTACGAGCCGATCACCGTGTGGTCGGCGCGCTGGATCGAGTGCAGCGACAAGAAGAAGCTCGAGGAGTTCAGCAACAAGGCCGCGGAAAACCTGGCCATCGACGGCGGCGGCCACCTCACCTACCTGGCGCCGACCCGGGTCAACCTCAGCCTGATGGAAGAACGCTGGCCGGACGTCAAGTTCCGCGCCACCCGCGAACACCACTGA
- the ptsP gene encoding phosphoenolpyruvate--protein phosphotransferase → MLELNARQIQMGGRAPNKQAALELLAASLVGEGLVAPGYLAGMQAREAQGSTYLGQGIAIPHGTPETRDQVYRTGVRLIQFPEGVDWGDGQRVYLAIAIAARSDEHLRLLQLLTRALGEGDLSQALREAEHPEAIVALLQGAPQALRLDSQLIGLNVIAEDFDELLWRGARLLKRAACVESGFIASLVRSEPLPLGNGLWWLHGEQAVLRPGLAFVTPAQPLTLNDQPLTGLFCLASLGEAPQQLLERLCDLLIAGQGASLSQASSTRGVLEALGGEVPADWPLLRISLANAHGLHARPAKVLSEVAQAFAGEVRVRLAGEAGPGVSVKSLSKLLGLGARRGQELEFSAEPEIAADALPALKAAVRAGLGETVEPLPAAGLAPLAGAALEQAPAVPVPTPGMRIQAVAAAPGIAIGPALVRVAPSFDYPEHGQGAAAERQRLGLALEQVGVDIQELIETTEADNIREIFVTHQALLRDPALHEDVDARLAEGASAEAAWYGAVSAAAQQLEGLHDELLAERAADLRDIGRRVLGRLCGVEAPREPDAPYILVMDEVAPSDVASLNRQRVAGVLTARGGATAHSAIIARTLGIPAVVGAGEAVLALAQGTELLLDGDHGLVRVAPDAPTLLQARREREVALQRRERAHAERLRPAVTGDGHGVEVAANIGAGGATAEAVELGAEGVGLLRTELVFMDLAQAPDQATQEAEYRRVLDALDGRPLVVRTLDVGGDKPLPYWPLPEERNPFLGVRGIRLSLQRPDILETQLRALLAAAEGRPLRIMFPMVGTVEEWRAARDLTLRLRQEIPLDDLQLGVMVEVPSAALLAPVLAREVDFFSIGTNDLTQYCLAIDRDHPSLSAQADGLHPAVLRLIDMTVAAAHAHGKWVGVCGELAGDRLAVPVLVGLGVDELSVSPRAIALVKARVRELDYRHSQALAQQALMLESAAAVRALVGETL, encoded by the coding sequence ATGCTCGAACTGAATGCCAGGCAGATCCAGATGGGGGGGCGCGCGCCGAACAAGCAGGCGGCGCTCGAGCTGTTGGCCGCCAGCCTGGTCGGTGAGGGCCTGGTGGCTCCCGGCTACCTGGCCGGCATGCAGGCCCGCGAGGCCCAGGGCTCGACCTATCTGGGCCAGGGCATCGCCATCCCCCATGGCACCCCGGAAACCCGCGACCAGGTCTACCGCACCGGGGTGCGCCTGATCCAGTTCCCCGAGGGCGTGGACTGGGGCGATGGCCAGAGGGTCTACCTGGCCATCGCCATCGCCGCGCGCTCCGACGAACACCTGCGCCTGTTGCAGCTGCTCACCCGCGCCCTGGGGGAGGGCGATCTCAGTCAGGCGCTGCGCGAGGCCGAGCATCCGGAGGCGATAGTGGCGCTGCTGCAGGGCGCGCCCCAGGCGTTGCGGCTGGACAGCCAGCTGATTGGTTTGAATGTGATCGCCGAGGACTTCGACGAGCTGCTGTGGCGCGGCGCCCGGCTGCTCAAGCGCGCCGCCTGCGTCGAGTCGGGTTTCATCGCCAGCCTGGTGCGCAGCGAGCCGCTGCCGCTGGGCAACGGCCTCTGGTGGCTGCACGGCGAGCAGGCCGTGTTGCGCCCCGGGCTGGCCTTCGTCACCCCGGCGCAGCCGCTGACGCTGAATGACCAGCCGCTGACCGGGCTGTTCTGTCTGGCCAGTCTCGGCGAGGCTCCGCAGCAGTTGCTCGAGCGCCTCTGCGACCTGCTGATCGCGGGGCAGGGCGCCAGCCTCAGCCAGGCCAGCTCCACGCGCGGGGTACTCGAGGCCCTGGGCGGCGAGGTGCCGGCGGACTGGCCGCTGCTGCGCATTAGCCTGGCCAACGCCCACGGCCTGCACGCCCGCCCGGCCAAGGTACTGAGCGAGGTTGCCCAGGCCTTCGCCGGCGAGGTGCGGGTGCGCCTCGCCGGTGAGGCGGGCCCCGGGGTCTCGGTGAAGAGCCTGAGCAAGCTGCTCGGCCTGGGTGCACGACGCGGGCAGGAGCTGGAGTTCAGCGCCGAGCCGGAGATCGCCGCCGATGCCCTGCCGGCCCTGAAGGCCGCGGTGCGAGCTGGCTTGGGCGAGACCGTGGAGCCGCTGCCGGCGGCCGGCCTGGCGCCGCTGGCGGGTGCAGCGCTCGAACAAGCGCCCGCGGTGCCGGTGCCGACGCCCGGCATGCGCATTCAGGCGGTCGCCGCGGCCCCCGGCATCGCCATAGGCCCGGCCCTGGTGCGTGTCGCGCCGAGCTTCGACTATCCCGAGCACGGGCAGGGGGCGGCAGCCGAACGCCAGCGCCTCGGGCTGGCGCTGGAGCAGGTCGGCGTGGATATCCAGGAGCTGATCGAGACGACCGAGGCGGACAATATCCGCGAGATATTCGTCACCCACCAGGCGCTGCTGCGCGACCCGGCGCTGCATGAGGATGTCGATGCCCGCCTGGCCGAGGGGGCCAGCGCCGAAGCTGCCTGGTACGGTGCGGTGAGCGCCGCGGCGCAGCAGCTGGAGGGCTTGCACGACGAGCTGCTGGCCGAGCGTGCCGCCGATTTGCGCGACATAGGGCGGCGGGTGCTGGGCCGGCTGTGCGGCGTCGAGGCGCCCCGGGAGCCTGACGCGCCCTACATCCTGGTGATGGACGAGGTGGCGCCTTCGGATGTTGCCAGCCTCAATCGCCAGCGCGTCGCCGGCGTGCTCACCGCCCGTGGCGGCGCCACCGCGCACAGCGCGATCATCGCGCGGACCCTGGGCATTCCCGCGGTGGTCGGTGCCGGAGAGGCGGTCCTGGCCCTGGCCCAGGGCACCGAACTGCTGCTCGATGGCGACCACGGCCTGGTGCGCGTTGCGCCGGACGCGCCGACCCTGCTGCAGGCCCGGCGCGAGCGCGAGGTCGCGCTGCAGCGCCGTGAGCGGGCCCATGCCGAGCGCCTGCGGCCGGCGGTGACCGGCGATGGCCATGGCGTGGAGGTGGCGGCGAACATCGGTGCCGGCGGCGCCACCGCCGAGGCGGTCGAACTGGGGGCCGAGGGCGTCGGCCTGCTGCGCACCGAGCTGGTGTTCATGGACCTGGCCCAGGCGCCGGACCAGGCCACCCAGGAAGCGGAGTACCGCCGCGTGCTGGATGCCCTCGACGGACGCCCGCTGGTGGTGCGGACCCTGGATGTCGGCGGCGACAAGCCGCTGCCCTACTGGCCGCTGCCGGAGGAGCGCAATCCCTTCCTCGGCGTGCGCGGCATCCGCCTCAGCCTGCAGCGCCCGGATATCCTCGAGACTCAGCTGCGCGCCCTGCTCGCGGCGGCCGAGGGGCGGCCGCTGCGCATCATGTTCCCGATGGTCGGCACCGTCGAGGAGTGGCGTGCGGCCCGCGACCTGACCCTGCGCCTGCGCCAGGAAATCCCGCTGGACGACCTGCAGCTCGGGGTCATGGTCGAGGTGCCCTCGGCGGCCCTGTTGGCGCCGGTGCTGGCGCGCGAGGTGGACTTCTTCAGCATCGGCACCAACGACCTGACCCAGTACTGCCTGGCCATCGACCGCGATCACCCGAGCCTGTCGGCCCAGGCCGACGGCCTGCATCCGGCGGTGCTGCGGCTGATCGACATGACGGTAGCGGCGGCCCATGCCCATGGCAAGTGGGTCGGCGTGTGCGGCGAGCTGGCCGGCGACAGGCTCGCGGTGCCCGTGCTGGTGGGCCTGGGGGTGGATGAGCTGAGCGTGTCGCCGCGGGCCATCGCCCTGGTCAAGGCGCGGGTGCGCGAGCTGGACTACCGCCACAGCCAGGCCCTGGCGCAACAGGCGCTGATGCTGGAGAGCGCGGCGGCGGTGCGTGCCCTGGTCGGGGAGACGCTCTGA
- the cra gene encoding catabolite repressor/activator: MKLSDIARLAGVSVTTASYVVNGQATQRRISPATVQRVLEVVEAHGYRPDQQAAGLRRGQSRCLGFILPDLENPSYARLAKLLEQRARGAGYQLLIASSDDDPHSERQLLELFRSRRCDALIVASCLPQDDPLYRQLVAGGLPVIAVDRALDPATIRSVVSDDRQAGSLLTASLLHPAPRHIALLGARAELPISQAREQGFRLALEGYDGIVSVSHGEQFSRACGYRLMCALLDGAGELPDALITTAYVLLEGVFDALRERRNPARIEPRLATFGDTQLLDFLPQRVNAIAQQHAQIAERVLDWALQAIERSHYQPGVEAIPRVLRNRQGPQPG, translated from the coding sequence TTGAAACTTTCCGATATCGCCCGCCTGGCCGGAGTCTCGGTCACCACCGCCAGCTATGTGGTCAACGGCCAGGCCACGCAACGGCGGATCAGCCCGGCCACGGTGCAACGGGTCCTGGAGGTGGTCGAAGCCCACGGCTATCGTCCCGACCAGCAGGCCGCCGGCCTGCGCCGCGGGCAGAGCCGCTGCCTGGGCTTCATCCTGCCGGATCTGGAGAACCCCAGCTACGCACGCCTGGCCAAGCTGCTCGAGCAGCGCGCCCGGGGAGCCGGCTACCAGCTGCTGATCGCCAGCTCCGACGACGATCCGCACAGCGAGCGGCAGCTGCTCGAGCTGTTCCGCTCGCGGCGCTGCGACGCGCTGATCGTCGCCAGCTGCCTGCCCCAGGACGACCCGCTCTATCGCCAGCTGGTCGCCGGCGGCCTGCCGGTGATCGCCGTCGACCGCGCCCTCGACCCGGCCACCATCCGCTCGGTGGTCAGCGACGACCGCCAGGCCGGCAGCCTGCTCACCGCCAGCCTGCTGCACCCGGCGCCGCGGCATATCGCCCTGCTCGGCGCACGCGCCGAGCTGCCGATCAGCCAGGCCCGCGAGCAAGGCTTTCGCCTGGCGCTGGAGGGCTATGACGGCATCGTCAGCGTCAGCCACGGCGAGCAGTTCAGCCGCGCCTGCGGCTACCGGCTGATGTGCGCCCTGCTGGACGGCGCCGGCGAGCTGCCAGACGCGCTGATCACCACCGCCTACGTGCTGCTCGAGGGAGTGTTCGACGCCCTGCGCGAACGCCGCAACCCGGCCCGCATCGAGCCGCGCCTGGCCACCTTCGGCGATACCCAGCTGCTGGACTTCCTGCCGCAGCGGGTCAACGCCATCGCCCAGCAGCACGCGCAGATCGCCGAGCGGGTACTGGATTGGGCACTGCAGGCCATCGAACGGAGCCACTACCAGCCCGGCGTGGAGGCCATCCCCCGGGTCCTGCGCAACCGCCAGGGGCCCCAGCCGGGCTGA
- the pfkB gene encoding 1-phosphofructokinase, which produces MARILCLTLNPALDLTLSLEALQPGAVNRCQGLSSRAAGKGLNVAQVLADLGHRVTVGGFLGAANPQAFERLFERRGFVDAFVRVPGETRSNIKLAERDGRVTDLNGPGPQVEAEHRAALLDALEPIVAGHDALVVAGSLPQGVSPEWFAALLRRLQAFGLPLALDSSGAGLRAGLALAPWLVKPNEEELAEACGLASFDSAALLTAALRLHRQGVEHLLLSRGAAGVCWLGPGFALQATPPSVRVASTVGAGDSLLAATLHGLLSGWPAERTLRLATAIAAQAVTQLGIGIHDREQLARLEAGVAVTALA; this is translated from the coding sequence ATGGCGCGCATTCTCTGCCTGACCCTGAATCCGGCCCTGGACCTGACCCTGAGCCTCGAGGCGTTGCAGCCCGGGGCGGTCAACCGCTGCCAGGGCTTGAGCAGTCGGGCCGCCGGCAAGGGCCTGAACGTCGCCCAGGTGCTGGCCGACCTCGGCCACAGGGTCACGGTCGGCGGCTTTCTCGGCGCCGCCAATCCCCAGGCCTTCGAGCGCCTGTTCGAACGCCGGGGCTTCGTCGATGCCTTCGTCCGCGTGCCCGGGGAGACGCGCAGCAACATCAAGCTGGCCGAGCGCGACGGTCGGGTCACCGACCTCAACGGCCCGGGACCGCAGGTCGAGGCCGAGCATCGAGCGGCGCTGCTCGACGCGCTGGAGCCGATAGTCGCCGGTCACGACGCCCTGGTGGTGGCCGGCAGCCTGCCCCAGGGCGTCAGCCCCGAGTGGTTCGCCGCGCTGCTGCGGCGCCTGCAGGCCTTCGGCCTGCCGCTGGCGCTGGACAGCAGCGGCGCCGGTCTGCGCGCCGGGCTGGCGCTGGCGCCCTGGCTGGTCAAGCCGAACGAGGAGGAGCTGGCCGAGGCCTGCGGACTGGCGTCGTTCGATTCGGCCGCGCTGCTGACGGCGGCGCTGCGCCTGCACCGCCAGGGCGTCGAGCACCTGCTGCTGTCGCGCGGCGCCGCCGGGGTCTGCTGGCTCGGTCCGGGCTTCGCCCTGCAGGCCACGCCGCCCTCGGTCCGGGTGGCCAGCACGGTGGGCGCCGGCGACTCGCTGCTGGCCGCCACCCTGCACGGCCTGCTCAGCGGCTGGCCGGCCGAGCGCACCTTGCGCCTGGCCACGGCGATCGCCGCCCAGGCGGTGACCCAGCTCGGCATCGGTATTCACGACCGGGAACAGCTCGCCCGCCTGGAGGCAGGTGTGGCGGTGACGGCCCTGGCTTAA
- a CDS encoding fructose-specific PTS transporter subunit EIIC: MNLLIVTACPNGMVTSVLCSRLLEAAAQRLGWTTRVEVHDPRAIGSSLSEADIAAAELVVVVKTGELALQRFVGKRLLQSTPAAALVDPQQFLRDAAEHAEVLQQGTPAVVAAASRPRLVAVTACPTGVAHTFMAAEALQQAAVQLGYELQVETRGSVGARNVLDEAAIAAADAVLLAADIEVDTARFAGKRVLRCGTGVALKQPQQTLQRALAEAAPLAEATRQDGAQASQPAGQGGPYRHLLTGVSYMLPMVVAGGLLIALSFVFGIEAFKEEGSLAAVLMQIGGDAAFKLMVPVLAGYIAYSIADRPGLAPGMIGGLLANSLGAGFIGGIIAGFLAGYAARALNRWLQLPASVEALKPILLIPLLASLFTGLVMIYLVGQPVAGMLAGLTAFLDGMGSTNAILLGLLLGGMMCVDLGGPINKAAYAFSVGLLASQSYAPMAATMAAGMVPPIGMAIASLLARRKFAESEREAGKAAGVLGLCFISEGAIPFAAKDPLRVIPACIAGGALTGALSMYFGCKLMAPHGGLFVLLIPNAINLAAPYLLAIGAGSLLTGVSYALLKRGEAVGLVVAEEKG, translated from the coding sequence ATGAATCTGCTGATCGTCACGGCCTGCCCCAATGGCATGGTCACCAGCGTGCTCTGCTCGCGGCTGCTGGAGGCCGCGGCCCAGCGCCTGGGCTGGACCACTCGCGTCGAGGTGCATGACCCCAGGGCCATCGGCTCGTCGCTCAGCGAGGCGGACATCGCCGCCGCCGAGCTGGTGGTGGTGGTCAAGACCGGCGAGCTGGCGCTGCAGCGTTTCGTCGGCAAGCGCCTGCTGCAGTCGACCCCGGCCGCCGCCCTGGTCGATCCGCAACAGTTCCTGCGCGATGCCGCCGAGCATGCCGAGGTCTTGCAGCAGGGGACGCCGGCCGTCGTCGCGGCCGCTAGCCGGCCGCGGCTGGTGGCGGTGACCGCCTGTCCGACCGGCGTGGCGCATACCTTCATGGCCGCCGAGGCCCTGCAGCAGGCGGCCGTACAGCTCGGCTACGAGCTGCAGGTGGAGACCCGCGGCTCGGTGGGGGCGCGCAACGTGCTGGATGAGGCCGCCATCGCCGCCGCCGATGCGGTGCTACTGGCCGCCGATATCGAGGTGGACACGGCGCGCTTCGCCGGCAAGCGGGTGCTGCGCTGCGGCACCGGGGTGGCGCTCAAGCAGCCCCAGCAGACGCTGCAGCGCGCCCTGGCCGAGGCGGCGCCGCTGGCCGAGGCGACCAGGCAGGACGGCGCCCAGGCGAGCCAGCCGGCGGGGCAGGGCGGGCCCTACAGGCACCTGCTGACCGGGGTGTCCTACATGTTGCCGATGGTGGTGGCCGGCGGCCTGCTGATCGCCCTGTCGTTCGTCTTCGGCATCGAGGCGTTCAAGGAGGAGGGCAGCCTGGCGGCGGTATTGATGCAGATCGGCGGCGATGCCGCGTTCAAGCTGATGGTGCCGGTGCTGGCCGGCTATATCGCCTACTCCATCGCCGACCGCCCGGGCCTGGCGCCGGGGATGATCGGCGGGCTGCTGGCCAACTCCCTGGGCGCCGGTTTCATCGGCGGGATCATCGCCGGCTTTCTCGCCGGCTACGCCGCCCGCGCGCTGAACCGCTGGCTGCAGCTGCCGGCCAGCGTCGAGGCGCTCAAGCCGATCCTGCTCATCCCGCTGCTGGCCAGCCTGTTCACCGGCCTGGTGATGATCTACCTGGTCGGCCAGCCGGTGGCCGGCATGCTCGCCGGCCTGACCGCGTTCCTCGACGGCATGGGCAGCACCAACGCCATTCTCCTCGGCCTGCTGCTCGGCGGCATGATGTGCGTCGACCTCGGTGGGCCGATCAACAAGGCCGCCTACGCCTTCTCGGTCGGCCTGCTCGCCTCGCAGAGCTACGCGCCCATGGCCGCGACCATGGCCGCCGGCATGGTGCCGCCGATCGGCATGGCCATCGCCTCGCTGCTGGCGCGGCGCAAGTTCGCCGAGAGCGAGCGCGAGGCCGGCAAGGCCGCCGGCGTGCTGGGGCTGTGCTTCATCTCCGAGGGGGCGATTCCCTTCGCCGCCAAGGACCCGCTGCGGGTGATACCGGCGTGCATTGCCGGCGGTGCCCTGACCGGCGCACTGTCGATGTACTTCGGCTGCAAGCTGATGGCGCCCCACGGCGGGCTGTTCGTGCTGCTGATCCCCAACGCCATCAACCTGGCGGCGCCGTACCTGCTGGCGATAGGCGCCGGCAGCCTGCTGACCGGGGTGAGCTATGCCCTGCTCAAGCGGGGCGAGGCGGTGGGGCTGGTGGTGGCCGAGGAGAAGGGCTAG
- a CDS encoding TatD family hydrolase produces the protein MRLIDTHTHLDFPDFDADRDELLARCRARGVERLVVLGVQRDNWQRLWHLVQGDAGQYAAFGLHPVYLDQHRPEHLDALRDWLQRLAGHRQLCAVGEFGLDYFLEHLDRQRQQALFEAQLALAAEFELPALLHVRRAHAPTIATLKRFRLKRGGIIHAFAGSYEEAREYLKLGFRLGLGGAPTWPQARRLRKVIGQLPLDAVVLETDAPDMAPAMHPNRRNSPEYLPDICTELAPLLGVSPEELAAASSRNAADLFGWSR, from the coding sequence ATGCGCCTGATCGACACCCACACCCACCTGGACTTTCCCGACTTCGACGCCGACCGCGACGAGCTGCTGGCGCGCTGCCGCGCCCGCGGTGTGGAGCGCCTGGTGGTGCTCGGCGTCCAGCGGGACAACTGGCAGCGCCTGTGGCACCTGGTCCAGGGCGACGCCGGGCAGTATGCCGCCTTCGGCCTGCACCCGGTCTACCTCGACCAGCACCGGCCGGAACACCTGGACGCACTGCGGGACTGGCTGCAGCGCCTGGCCGGTCACCGGCAGCTCTGTGCGGTCGGCGAGTTCGGCCTGGACTACTTCCTCGAGCACCTCGACCGCCAGCGCCAGCAGGCGCTGTTCGAGGCCCAGCTGGCCCTGGCCGCCGAGTTCGAGCTGCCGGCGCTGCTGCATGTGCGCCGCGCCCATGCCCCGACCATCGCCACCCTGAAGCGTTTCAGGCTCAAGCGCGGCGGCATCATCCACGCCTTCGCCGGCAGCTACGAGGAGGCCCGCGAATACCTCAAGCTGGGCTTTCGCCTCGGCCTCGGCGGCGCGCCGACCTGGCCCCAGGCCAGGCGCCTGCGCAAGGTCATCGGCCAATTGCCACTGGACGCCGTGGTCCTGGAGACCGACGCGCCGGACATGGCCCCGGCCATGCACCCCAACCGGCGCAACAGCCCGGAGTACCTGCCGGACATCTGCACGGAACTGGCGCCGCTGCTCGGCGTGAGTCCCGAGGAACTGGCCGCGGCCAGCAGCCGCAACGCGGCGGACCTGTTCGGCTGGAGTCGCTGA